A part of Ascochyta rabiei chromosome 3, complete sequence genomic DNA contains:
- a CDS encoding Ribonuclease P — MFHDLNVPWPGADAVREVQRTLAFLDELGYDVVALTHTYSGKLPSELTSPIPTPLPFPAPQRLRILRRCNIFLTDSASNFRIPQLQQHYDLVAARPTDERTLQQACHSLDVDIISLDLTRRFEKHFKFPMLGAAIARGIKIELCYSQGILSSDPQAKRNLISNATQLIRVTRGRGLIFSSEAKSVLGIRAPSDVINLASVWGLGTEKGKDGLTKEPRSVVEHARLKRQSFKGVIDIVHGGEKPAPVSKDKQDDKSKAKNQNGKRPGEVLEGTPARQTEKPISKREQKRIKQAKLGAGEKEAA, encoded by the exons ATGTTCCACGATCTGAACGTGCCGTGGCCGGGTGCCGATGCTGTGAGAGAAGTGCAGCGCACACTCGCGTTCCTGGACGAAT TAGGATACGACGTGGTTGCCCTCACACATACATATAGCGGAAAGCTGCCCAGCGAGCTG ACCTCGCCAATACCAACCCCACTGCCGTTTCCCGCCCCCCAACGCCTGCGCATACTACGACGATGCAACATCTTCTTGACCGACAGCGCCTCCAACTTCCGCATCCCACAGCTACAACAGCACTACGACCTCGTTGCCGCACGACCGACCGACGAGCGCACTCTCCAGCAAGCATGCCACAGCCTCGACGTCGACATCATCTCACTGGACCTGACGCGCCGCTTTGAGAAGCACTTCAAGTTCCCCATGTTGGGTGCCGCGATTGCGCGTGGGATCAAGATCGAGCTGTGCTACAGCCAAGGCATACTCTCGAGCGACCCGCAAGCGAAGCGCAACCTCATCAGCAACGCAACACAGCTCATCCGAGTTACACGGGGTCGGGGGTTGATCTTCAGTTCGGAAGCCAAGAGCGTCCTGGGTATCCGTGCGCCAAGCGACGTGATCAATCTAGCTTCGGTATGGGGACTGGGGACTGAGAAGGGCAAAGACGGTCTGACGAAGGAGCCGCGCAGTGTCGTCGAGCATGCGCGATTGAAGCGCCAAAGCTTCAAAGGCGTGATCGATATCGTTCACGGTGGAGAGAAACCGGCACCCGTATCGAAAGACAAGCAGGACGACAAGAGCAAGGCGAAGAACCAGAACGGAAAGAGACCAGGCGAGGTTTTGGAAGGTACACCTGCTCGTCAGACAGAGAAGCCCATCTCGAAGCGCGAACAGAAACGCATCAAGCAGGCCAAGCTAGGTGCAGGAGAGAAGGAGGCTGCATGA
- a CDS encoding Non-specific serine/threonine protein kinase, translating into MRAYPNWPWRAPRGSAAARLHPEEAHHHPRTQSNLDLSAQPATSQPAVAAPRPRRDNDRRAAPVGSGFGFSWNKAAAFGLLSVGLACLCLRLFPAHLRPFTPPLDRVPNTTTLAVPPTVAASSPTATAKLAAKMTTNSNGASIARVYADVNANMPRSYWDYDSVNISWGVLENYEVVRKIGRGKYSEVFEGINVVNYQKCVIKVLKPVKKKKIKREIKILQNLSGGPNIVSLLDVVRDNQVSSDSEEDCMSDRTSKTPSLIFEYVNNTDFRSLYPKFQDYDVRYYIYELLKALDFCHSKGIMHRDVKPHNVMIDHEKRKLRLIDWGLAEFYHAGTEYNVRVASRYFKGPELLVDFQEYDYSLDMWSLGAMFASMIFRREPFFHGNSNSDQLVKIAKVLGTEDLFDYLDKYDIELDAQYDDILSRYPKKPWHSFINADNQRFVSNDAIDFLDKLLRYDHQDRLTAQDAMAHPYFAPVRQAAQQNSSSAA; encoded by the exons ATGCGTGCTTATCCGAATTGGCCTTGGCGTGCACCGCGTGGTTCTGCAGCGGCACGCCTGCACCCAGAAGAAGCTCACCACCATCCCCGCACCCAGTCAAATCTCGATCTCTCCGCGCAGCCAGCCACGTCTCAGCCGGCTGTTGCAGCACCACGACCGCGCCGCGACAACGACCGCCGCGCTGCCCCCGTAGGCTCAGGCTTTGGCTTCTCTTGGAACAAGGCAGCTGCGTTCGGCCTGCTGAGTGTCGGCCTTGCTTGCTTGTGTCTGCGCCTGTTTCCCGCCCACCTCCGCCCCTTCACCCCGCCACTCGACCGCGTccccaacaccaccaccctcGCTGTACCTCCGACAGTCGCCGCCTCGTCGCCGACTGCCACCGCCAAGCTGGCCGCCAAAATGACGACAAACAGCAACGGCGCGAGCATTGCCCGCGTCTACGCCGATGTCAATGCCAACATGCCCCGTTCGTATTGGGACTACGACTCGGTCAACATCTCGTGGGGCGTGCTTGAGAACTACGAGGTTGTCCGCAAGATCGGCCGCGGAAAGTACTCGGAGGTCTTCGAGGGCATCAACGTGGTCAACTACCAGAAGTGCGTCATCAAGGTCCTGAAGCCtgtcaagaagaagaagatcaaGCGCGAGATCAAGATTCTTCAGAACTTGTCTGGCGGGCCTAACATTGTTTCGCTTCTGGATGTGGTCCGCGACAACCAGGTCAGTAGTGATTCTGAAGAAGACTGCATGAGCGACCGCACG AGCAAAACTCCGTCGCTGATCTTTGAATACGTCAACAACACCGATTTCAGGAGTCTTTATCCCAAGTTCCAGGACTACGACGTACGATACTACATCTACGAGCTGCTCAAGGCCCTGGACTTCTGTCACAGCAAAGGCATCATGCACCGTGATGTCAAGCCTCACAACGTTATGATCGACCACGAGAAGCGCAAG TTGCGGTTGATCGATTGGGGTCTCGCCGAATTCTATCACGCCGGGACCGAGTACAACGTCCGTGTCGCCTCGCGATACTTCAAGGGCCCCGAACTGCTCGTGGATTTCCAGGAGTACGACTACTCGCTCGATATGTGGTCGTTAGGCGCCATGTTTGCATCAATGATCTTCAGGAGAGAACCGTTCTTCCACGGCAACAGCAACTCTGACCAGCTGGTGAAGATTGCCAAGGTGCTCGGAACGGAGGATTTGTTCGACTACCTCGACAAATACGACATCGAGCTAGACGCCCAGTACGACGACATCCTCAGCAGGTACCCGAAGAAGCCGTGGCACTCGTTCATCAATGCCGACAACCAGCGTTTTGTCAGCAACGACGCCATTGACTTCCTTGACAAGCTTCTGCGTTACGACCATCAG GACCGGCTCACGGCCCAAGATGCGATGGCTCATCCTTACTTTGCCCCTGTTCGACAAGCTGCTCAACagaacagcagcagcgcggcGTGA